From a single Nematostella vectensis chromosome 3, jaNemVect1.1, whole genome shotgun sequence genomic region:
- the LOC116614194 gene encoding leucine-rich repeat-containing protein 40-like: MRLCTACYCFKRRKGSYYPDDEYAKSSITPDWPVDLQDARLPVALPNVERQNGKLALDLHGMKLQYFPEQILELTQLQVLNLSGNHITNFPYRFFMLRFLTELYLRNDFLEFLPAQVCTLVQLEVLDLANNFIRTLPYSSGHLTRLRWLNLQNNQITNLPSSLADMNGLCYLNLEANELKIVPEVVTKLEKLQVLILSDNEIGALPADLNALENLRELYLDDNRLMSLPKKLHEFLTGLYILDINNNAGNLLLGLENENVQDHKKSTSKRATHPKDKNVNAVFSEINLDEPRHGEEALHEHDDEVFRANGNIEYIGSVDVSPGASRRMHRTVSKLRLKGTEAAKPSTKWRALVGEHRKAGLLSSQKPNASMTITKSKNKRYTWRGWQVSLTEGQEPNNKKKSSNGSSRERRESVKLNEHGHPATIAALLPPVENIAGLLAMNLSLQNLKCFPLELCELDNLNILIMDYNEIRQFPEEVSQLSRLRVLHLNSNNLRALPESFKLLNHLRILYLKDNKLRVLPDWFASFHCLAYLSMENNDLVCFPGEISKLTSLEVLILSGNSIRELPDSIKELVNLKELFLGRNKIRKLPPSITKLEKLQVLYLQENALDSVPAQVYGIQSLEILNISSNNITSLSDEIRLLRNLVELNLNKNNIQELPYDFHLLKNLKTLFFSANNLEIVPESICKLPLRELDLSINKISSLPDFVRASIGDMSTLVELDISSNKITALPKSIGKMERLEILRAESNPLDEVPVSLADLRELRKLCVDRAVKIPRDVCRISNLQIL, from the coding sequence ATGCGCCTTTGCACTGCTTGTTATTGCTTCAAACGACGTAAAGGAAGTTATTATCCCGATGATGAATACGCCAAATCTAGCATCACCCCTGATTGGCCTGTAGATTTGCAGGATGCACGACTTCCAGTTGCTCTACCTAACGTTGAGCGACAGAACGGAAAACTCGCTCTGGATCTCCATGGCATGAAACTACAATACTTCCCTGAACAAATCTTGGAGTTGACGCAATTACAAGTGTTGAATCTATCGGGAAATCACATCACAAACTTTCCTTACAGATTTTTCATGTTGCGTTTCTTGACAGAGCTTTATTTACGGAATGATTTCCTCGAGTTTCTTCCAGCGCAAGTTTGCACACTTGTCCAATTGGAAGTTTTGGATCTTGCAAATAACTTCATTCGTACGCTACCGTATAGCTCGGGCCATCTTACTAGGCTACGATGGCTAAACTTGCAAAATAACCAGATAACGAATCTTCCCTCTAGCCTGGCTGATATGAATGGACTTTGCTATCTAAATCTTGAAGCAAATGAGCTGAAAATCGTACCAGAAGTTGTCACGAAGCTAGAAAAACTTCAAGTGCTTATATTGAGTGATAACGAAATCGGTGCTTTGCCGGCAGATCTTAATGCGCTAGAAAATCTGAGAGAACTTTATTTAGACGATAATCGATTAATGAGCcttccaaaaaaacttcacGAGTTTTTAACGGGACTTTACATCCTGGATATAAATAACAACGCGGGTAATTTACTTCTTGGTCTGGAGAATGAGAATGTTCAAGATCACAAAAAGAGTACCTCGAAGCGTGCCACACACCCCAAAGACAAGAACGTCAACGCAGTTTTCTCAGAAATAAATCTTGATGAGCCTCGGCATGGTGAAGAGGCATTGCATGAGCACGATGACGAGGTTTTTCGTGCTAATGGTAATATCGAGTATATCGGGTCGGTGGATGTAAGCCCGGGCGCCTCTCGACGCATGCACAGAACGGTTTCAAAACTCAGGCTCAAAGGTACAGAGGCTGCAAAACCTTCAACGAAATGGCGTGCTTTAGTAGGCGAGCACCGGAAAGCAGGTCTTTTATCGAGCCAAAAGCCTAATGCTAGCATGACAATAACAAAATCTAAGAACAAGAGATATACATGGCGGGGCTGGCAAGTCTCATTGACTGAGGGTCAGGAAccaaacaataaaaagaagTCTTCCAATGGTAGTTCGCGTGAAAGAAGAGAGTCAGTCAAGTTAAACGAGCACGGTCACCCTGCGACAATTGCTGCTCTTTTGCCGCCAGTAGAGAATATCGCCGGATTGCTTGCCATGAACTTGAGCCTGCAGAACCTAAAGTGTTTTCCACTAGAGCTCTGCGAACTCGATAATCTGAATATTTTAATCATGGACTACAACGAGATCAGGCAGTTTCCAGAAGAGGTGTCACAACTAAGTAGGCTTCGTGTATTGCACCTTAACTCCAACAACTTACGAGCTTTACCTGAAAGCTTCAAGCTCCTGAATCACCTACGGATTCTGTACCTTAAGGATAATAAGCTAAGAGTACTTCCTGACTGGTTCGCTAGCTTTCACTGCCTCGCGTACCTCTCTATGGAAAACAACGACCTTGTTTGTTTCCCTGGTGAAATAAGTAAACTGACGTCTTTGGAAGTTTTAATTCTCAGTGGAAACAGCATTCGTGAGCTTCCTGATAGTATAAAAGAACTTGTAAACCTTAAGGAATTATTTCTGGGGCGTAATAAGATACGAAAGCTGCCTCCATCAATCACCAAACTGGAAAAACTCCAGGTTCTTTATCTTCAAGAGAATGCTTTGGATTCGGTTCCTGCGCAAGTATATGGTATCCAGAGCCTGGAAATACTTAATATTTCTTCTAACAATATAACGTCTCTCTCTGACGAGATAAGGCTTCTTCGCAATCTTGTGGAACTAAActtgaataaaaacaacatcCAGGAATTACCTTATGATTTCCACCTTTTGAAAAATCTTAAAACTTTGTTCTTCAGTGCGAATAATCTTGAGATTGTTCCCGAGTCAATCTGCAAACTTCCTCTCCGGGAGCTGGATTTGAGTATAAATAAGATTTCGTCTCTTCCTGATTTTGTACGTGCCAGTATTGGAGACATGTCGACGTTAGTAGAGCTGGATATTTCATCCAATAAAATCACTGCTTTACCAAAAAGTATCGGCAAAATGGAGCGTTTGGAAATACTGCGCGCGGAAAGCAACCCGCTTGATGAAGTGCCAGTATCACTGGCAGACCTTCGAGAACTCAGAAAGCTGTGTGTTGACCGAGCAGTGAAGATTCCTAGAGACGTTTGCAGGATTTCAAACCTTCAAATCTTATGA
- the LOC125561193 gene encoding uncharacterized protein LOC125561193 translates to MVVIECTVPDCEFKTTGASEAVAIALLANHNLVHRNEAQTGRLPANTAPKGPKLDRPKIDVGVTMEEWNIFTRRWKVFRAGSGIDENSAPSQFFQCAGTELGDSILKANPNAANESLTQLMEAMRSLAIIPIATCVLRTELLQMRQERDESFRSFTAKVRGKAETCAYNAKCSCSRPVDYTDHVIRDVIINGLYDNEIRREVLGIDGILEKPINQVIAVVESKEMARNALPPSPSLSAVSSFQRQKTNSPHPASSPPQADQAKEATCPGCQKTFKLFTEGTRGWNKKPHQLCIDCHRVNRRSRRPQRQPQQRSPQAPTVHANQAEPIAQISSLHGETKQDTRPTTHATTAKRPVRLDHHIFSKGEWKRARFRDHPRVPITISLARKGRHRKETADTTPDIHAAVSAIAETGGQSDLWSLADFLACGFSREELQPIRPSLTAANNSPISIEGAFFAKLSATSYSGQSTTSFSMVYVSSSVRDMYLSYDSLLNLDLLPHCFPRPDDVTKASNERRPASQNKTRPNYTSPTTNAARIVNEGCTKPASEHDVTCSCPQRETTPPRPLQSCRSPAHQRTTLR, encoded by the coding sequence ATGGTTGTCATCGAATGCACTGTACCCGACTGTGAGTTCAAGACCACCGGCGCGTCCGAGGCTGTGGCAATTGCCCTATTGGCCAACCACAACCTGGTCCACAGAAATGAAGCTCAAACCGGGCGCCTACCAGCCAACACAGCTCCCAAAGGGCCAAAACTAGACCGGCCGAAGATTGACGTCGGCGTAACAATGGAAGAGTGGAACATCTTTACACGAAGATGGAAAGTGTTCCGGGCAGGCTCTGGGATTGACGAAAATTCAGCCCCATCACAGTTTTTCCAGTGCGCTGGCACTGAGCTGGGAGACAGCATCCTCAAGGCTAACCCCAATGCtgcaaacgagtcactaaccCAACTGATGGAAGCCATGCGATCCCTCGCCATTATCCCCATTGCTACCTGTGTGCTCCGCACTGAACTCCTCCAGATGCGACAAGAGCGAGACGAGTCATTCAGGTCCTTCACGGCCAAAGTAAGAGGCAAAGCCGAAACCTGCGCCTACAACGCGAAGTGCTCATGTAGTCGTCCCGTCGACTACACAGACCACGTAATccgtgacgtcatcattaACGGACTATACGATAACGAGATTCGGAGGGAAGTCCTGGGCATTGACGGTATCCTGGAGAAGCCGATAAATCAAGTCATCGCCGTAGTAGAGAGTAAGGAAATGGCACGCAACGCCctgcccccttccccctcatTATCCGCCGTCTCATCCTTCCAGAGACAGAAAACAAACTCACCGCACCCTGCCTCAAGCCCCCCTCAAGCGGATCAGGCGAAAGAAGCAACATGCCCCGGATGTCAAAAGACATTCAAGCTGTTTACCGAAGGAACTCGCGGATGGAACAAAAAACCGCACCAGCTGTGCATCGACTGTCATAGGGTGAACCGGCGATCAAGACGCCCACAGCGACAGCCTCAACAACGCTCGCCCCAGGCCCCGACGGTCCATGCCAACCAAGCAGAGCCGATTGCTCAGATATCATCCCTCCACGGTGAGACGAAACAAGATACCCGCCCCACCACACACGCCACCACGGCCAAGCGGCCCGTACGTCTAGACCACCACATCTTCTCCAAGGGAGAATGGAAGCGAGCCCGCTTCAGGGATCACCCCAGGGTACCAATCACAATCTCGCTCGCACGAAAGGGCAGACATCGGAAGGAAACCGCCGACACCACCCCCGACATACACGCCGCCGTGTCTGCCATAGCAGAAACAGGAGGACAATCCGACCTATGGTCCCTGGCGGACTTCTTAGCATGTGGCTTCTCGAGAGAAGAGCTCCAACCCATCAGACCTAGCCTAACGGCGGCTAATAACTCGCCCATATCCATAGAAGGGGCGTTCTTCGCCAAACTCAGCGCAACATCCTACAGTGGACAATCCACGACGTCATTCTCCATGGTGTACGTGAGCAGCTCGGTACGAGATATGTACCTTTCTTACGACTCGCTTCTGAACCTAGACCTCCTGCCGCACTGTTTCCCACGccctgatgacgtcacaaaggcCTCTAACGAGCGACGACCCGCCTCACAAAATAAAACCCGCCCCAACTACACCTCGCCAACCACCAATGCCGCTCGCATCGTCAACGAAGGATGTACCAAACCTGCCTCTGAACATGACGTCACATGTTCGTGCCCCCAGCGTGAGACAACCCCACCACGCCCCCTTCAGAGCTGCCGTTCCCCTGCACACCAGCGAACAACACTAAGATGA
- the LOC116614214 gene encoding uncharacterized protein K02A2.6 — translation MTAIRDTAQELGAISWTLLAQETQLNKDDPTLANLGPIYESIYQEEGVLMYQDRVVVPPSVRQRVLHSLHAAHQGTSSMEQRARSIVYWPGMSNDIRVTREKCHDCNRNAPSQARTPPLPTAPPSTPFEAVFADFFDYKGYHYLVVGDRLSGWVEVLSSPATTNLAGSTGLIRHLRTFFATFGVPEELSSDGGPEFTAKATEDFLRTWDVKQRLSSVSFPQSNGRAEVAVKTAKRLLLSNTGPTGSLDQDRFLRAILQLLNTPYQDCSLSPAQIIFGRPLRDTLAFVNRLDKFSNPHIRPLWRQAWAAKEDALRTRISRTTESLREHARPLRPLAIGTRVFLQNQQGPNPNKWDRSGVVVEAAGHDQYRVKVDGSGRVTLRNRRFLRAYTPALPTIPQAPSGAPAKTPSMAPAAPSPPSQTCHHTNRTATPATTPGVPTPDLATAALALQVSPEEPDAAEAMTLPSPPNAAARPRRTIRRPKQFEPETGTWTE, via the coding sequence ATGACCGCCATACGGGACACTGCCCAAGAGCTAGGCGCCATCTCCTGGACCCTCCTCGCGCAGGAAACCCAACTTAACAAAGATGACCCCACCCTGGCAAACCTTGGACCCATTTACGAATCCATTTACCAGGAGGAGGGCGTCCTCATGTACCAAGATCGAGTGGTGGTCCCCCCGTCCGTACGTCAGCGGGTACTCCACAGCCTGCACGCCGCTCACCAAGGAACCTCATCGATGGAACAGCGGGCCCGGTCCATCGTATACTGGCCTGGCATGTCGAATGACATACGTGTCACCAGGGAGAAATGCCACGACTGTAACAGGAACGCGCCGTCACAGGCCAGAACCCCCCCTCTTCCCACTGCGCCACCATCAACCCCGTTCGAAGCAGTGTTCGCCGACTTCTTCGACTACAAAGGTTACCATTACCTCGTCGTAGGAGATCGCCTCTCTGGCTGGGTAGAAGTCTTAAGTTCCCCAGCCACAACCAACCTTGCAGGAAGCACAGGATTAATTCGCCACCTCCGCACCTTCTTCGCCACGTTCGGCGTACCCGAGGAGCTCTCGAGTGACGGAGGCCCAGAGTTCACCGCCAAGGCTACGGAGGACTTCCTACGCACCTGGGACGTCAAACAACGTCTGTCTTCAGTCAGCTTCCCACAGTCCAACGGCAGGGCCGAGGTGGCAGTTAAAACTGCAAAGCGTCTACTGCTATCCAACACTGGTCCCACGGGAAGCCTTGACCAGGACCGATTCCTGAGAGCCATCCTACAGCTGCTGAACACACCCTACCAGGACTGCAGTTTATCACCGGCCCAGATCATTTTTGGGCGCCCCCTGAGGGACACACTCGCATTTGTCAACCGCCTGGATAAGTTCTCCAACCCCCACATACGACCCCTCTGGCGTCAGGCATGGGCGGCGAAGGAGGACGCACTCCGAACGCGGATCTCCCGCACAACAGAGTCCCTCAGAGAGCACGCGCGACCCCTCCGCCCCCTCGCCATCGGCACAAGAGTCTTCCTGCAGAACCAGCAGGGCCCTAACCCGAACAAGTGGGACAGATCAGGGGTAGTCGTCGAAGCAGCAGGACACGATCAATACCGTGTGAAGGTAGATGGCTCCGGACGCGTAACACTACGAAACCGCCGCTTCCTACGTGCGTACACACCAGCCTTACCAACCATACCACAGGCGCCGTCAGGGGCCCCAGCAAAGACGCCATCAATGGCTCCAGCCGCCCCATCCCCGCCCTCTCAAACATGTCACCATACTAATAGGACGGCGACACCAGCCACCACACCAGGTGTTCCCACCCCTGACCTCGCCACAGCCGCCCTAGCACTACAAGTATCGCCTGAAGAACCTGACGCTGCTGAAGCGATGACTCTGCCATCCCCACCCAACGCAGCGGCACGCCCCCGTCGCACCATACGACGACCCAAACAGTTTGAACCTGAGACAGGGACATGGACCGAATGA
- the LOC125561131 gene encoding uncharacterized protein LOC125561131: protein MLNISDLLFTGWVCCIHFRIANNHADEVRHGYPMSSPVALNNDFKLCGEIMAMSILQGGPVPNILMPAVANYLLGKPLSTNDVKDKSLKTVVDRLSSAATDDEVKEVTTSDAVLDVLDSIGYMSIPQKETVASVKSIIQWICLKDQLSPCLPSLLQLQCGLDTCSLLKAIKENPDVCEL from the exons ATGTTAAATATAAGTGATTTATTATTTACTGGATGGGTATGCTGTATTCATTTCAGAATTGCTAACAATCATGCAGATGAAGTTAGACATGGCTACCCCATGTCATCGCCAGTGGCACTTAATAATGATTTTAAGTTGTGTGGAGAGATAATGGCAATGTCCATATTACAGGGTGGACCAGTTCCAAATATCTTAATGCCAGCAGTTGCAAATTATCTTCTTGGCAAGCCACTTTCTACAAATGATGTCAAGGataaaagtttaaaaacagTAGTTGACAGG TTATCAAGTGCTGCAACTGATGATGAAGTAAAAGAAGTCACAACCAGTGATGCTGTATTAGATGTTTTGGACAGCATTGGTTACATGAGTATCCCACAAAAGGAAACAGTTGCATCTGTGAAGTCCATCATACA ATGGATATGTCTTAAAGATCAGCTAAGTCCATGTTTGCCTTCACTTCTTCAACTTCAATGTGGGTTGGATACCTGTAGCTTGCTTAAAGCAATCAAGGAAAATCCAGATGTATGTGAACTCTAG